One window of the Chryseobacterium sp. CY350 genome contains the following:
- a CDS encoding Rrf2 family transcriptional regulator — protein sequence MGNTRFATAIHIMTLLAKFSQEWLTSDWIAGSINVNPVIVRKELSELREAGLITSRLGKDGGTKLSKSADEIKISEIYEAVKNNEVLGKKNQKPNPACPVGKEINNHLSILFQQTDLLVKNFLGDKSLQEFTDQFD from the coding sequence ATGGGGAATACAAGATTTGCAACAGCGATACATATTATGACTTTACTCGCAAAATTTTCTCAGGAGTGGCTCACTTCTGACTGGATCGCCGGAAGCATTAATGTAAATCCTGTTATCGTTCGGAAAGAACTGAGCGAATTGCGGGAAGCTGGATTAATTACGAGTAGATTAGGAAAAGATGGTGGAACAAAATTGTCGAAAAGTGCGGATGAAATTAAAATTTCTGAAATCTACGAAGCGGTTAAAAATAATGAAGTTTTAGGCAAAAAAAATCAAAAACCGAATCCCGCTTGTCCGGTAGGAAAGGAGATCAACAATCACCTTTCGATTCTTTTTCAGCAAACGGATCTTCTGGTGAAAAATTTTTTAGGAGACAAATCTCTTCAGGAATTCACAGATCAATTCGATTAA